Proteins from a genomic interval of Capsicum annuum cultivar UCD-10X-F1 chromosome 4, UCD10Xv1.1, whole genome shotgun sequence:
- the LOC107866966 gene encoding phosphatidylinositol/phosphatidylcholine transfer protein SFH6-like yields the protein MSGSEGSLFDDGICEEKLHSVITRPQNDTGISFTTKEIGGGPEELEFVNDFRQMLILENLLPLIHDENLKLLRFLKARKFDIEKAKLMWTNMLQWRTDFGTDSIIKDFNFQERDEVLQNYPQGYHGMDKEGRPVYIERLGLMNIDKLLEVTTLDRYVKYHVQEFEKSIAFRFPACSVAAKRPIDRGVTILDVEGVSLRNFTKPVREVISQLQKIDNNYYPETLGEMFVINAGPRFRLLWHILKPFLDPETTSKIHVLGNNYQGRLLEIIDECELPDFLGGSCTCENDGGCLRSDKGPWRTLKTSTMNFGEEAECLEKTVATSKVARQPVGENQPQMEFDEAF from the exons ATGTCAG GCAGTGAAGGATCTTTATTTGATGATGGAATCTGTGAAGAAAAATTACATTCTGTGATAACCAGGCCACAAAATGATACTGGAATTTCTTTTACCACAAAGGAAATTGGTGGTGGCCCTGAGGAGTTGGAGTTTGTAAATGACTTTCGACAAATGCTGATCCTGGAGAACCTGCTTCCTCTTATACATGATGAAAATCTCAAGTTATTAAG ATTCTTGAAAGCAAGAAAGTTTGACATTGAGAAGGCAAAGCTCATGTGGACAAATATGCTCCAGTGGAGGACAGATTTTGGAACTGACAGTATTATCAAG GATTTCAACTTCCAAGAAAGGGATGAAGTTCTGCAAAACTACCCTCAAGGTTATCATGGCATGGATAAGGAAGGAAGGCCAGTTTATATTGAAAGATTGGGGTTAATGAACATTGATAAACTTTTGGAAGTAACTACTTTGGATCGTTATGTTAAATATCACGTTCAAGAATTTGAGAAGTCTATTGCATTCCGATTTCCTGCTTGCTCTGTAGCAGCCAAAAGACCTATCGATAGAGGTGTTACCATTCTGGATGTCGAAGGAGTG AGTTTGAGGAACTTTACGAAACCTGTACGAGAAGTGATCTCGCAGCTGCAGAAAATTGATAATAACTATTACCCTGAA ACACTGGGTGAAATGTTTGTCATAAACGCTGGACCGAGATTTAGGCTACTCTGGCATATACTCAAGCCTTTTCTTGACCCTGAAACAACTTCCAAGATTCAT GTTCTCGGCAACAATTATCAAGGCAGACTGCTTGAAATCATCGACGAATG CGAGTTGCCAGATTTTCTAGGTGGTAGCTGCACGTGTGAAAATGATGGTGGTTGTTTAAGGTCGGATAAAGGGCCGTGGAGAACACTAAAGACATCAACG ATGAATTTTGGAGAAGAAGCAGAATGCTTAGAGAAGACAGTGGCAACATCGAAGGTTGCACGACAACCAGTAGGAGAAAATCAGCCACAGATG GAATTTGACGAGGCCTTCTAG
- the LOC124897809 gene encoding AAA-ATPase At3g50940-like translates to MANYLNFDVNNLDLREVQCNSDLRRLLIGSANRSLLVIEDIDCNVGLKNRENENDTTEDDKITLSGLLNFIDGLWSSCGDERIIVFTTNHKDRLDPALLRPGRMDVHIEMSYCTFSGFRVLASNYLNVDEHRLFKAIEDLFRRVKVTPAEVAGELMKSNNANVALEGLVKFLQNKEREVMTRS, encoded by the exons ATGGCTAATTACCTTAATTTTGATGTTAATAACTTGGATCTAAGAGAGGTGCAGTGCAATTCGGATTTGAGAAGGTTGTTGATCGGTTCAGCAAATCGCTCTTTACTTGTGATCGAAGACATTGATTGCAATGTGGGGTTAAAGAATAGGGAAAATGAGAATGACACAACTGAAGATGACAAG ATTACACTCTCTGGGCTGTTGAACTTCATTGATGGCTTGTGGTCGAGTTGTGGGGATGAACGAATCATTGTGTTCACAACGAATCACAAGGACAGACTTGATCCAGCATTGTTGAGACCTGGACGTATGGATGTGCACATTGAGATGTCATACTGCACTTTCAGTGGTTTCAGAGTACTTGCATCTAATTACCTAAATGTAGACGAGCATAGGCTGTTTAAGGCAATTGAAGATCTGTTCCGGAGAGTTAAGGTAACACCAGCTGAAGTAGCAGGAGAGCTGATGAAGAGCAACAACGCCAACGTTGCACTAGAAGGCCTCGTCAAATTCCTTCAAAACAAGGAACGTGAGGTTATGACAAGAAGCTAA